ttatatccaattttttttatagactattatttagttcttttattttttaaattataaatacaacatttcatccTTTCCATCATAACTCAGAATcataaaaaaacacatattaaaattaaaattttaaatatataaatttaaaaatatattgagctttaattaataatttatatataaaaaaattagctCGGCTGGTGGCCGACATAGACTTTAACGAAGCACACGGATAAGAAtcgtatatttttttcctaGTAAATAAAGTAGCTTCATATCAAAGAAAAGTATATGCTAATTTGATTTGTCCTATTATATAAGTACGGAggatttataatttaaaatttatgaattttatagtaattttgaataaatatattaataataatgagtTTTCTTGAtgtaatgtgtatatataatacaagtaaatattaataaatatgtgCGAACTTATATGAAATACATATCAaccttttttaataattaaatagtgACAAATATTTATTCgtgtttgatatttatattgagtcagtaaatatatactaataaatattttaatgtaattaattatatttaattaataaatgaacGTGTATCTTATTAAATTACATAGCTATGATAATTGTATATGATTTAATATTCGtttggtaaatatttttcattttttcgaAATTCTTCTTAGAATCTTCACAGATTGGATTAAATTAGAGGTGTGATCGATTGATTGAtggttaatttaaatttgagaatCATTTAAGAAGATAACTTATTTTCTAAATCTTCAATGTGAAAACTCTTCAACCCTTCTTTCTATGTCATTTTAAATATACACTCTTTTATTGTCtaattaaattagacatttaaagcatgaataattatttttaaaaacaattatttttaatgtttaataaTACATTAAGAGTTGTGGCCTTTTGGCTATATTGAAAGTGGTGTAACTTTGTAGTTATGGcctttgtgtttttttttttcttcaaataatgtTATATATTATAAGCTTTAATTTcaatgatgaaaatgaagtaaattattttttatttaacttcaGTAGAGTCACGTACAATAAAGCTGATAATTAACATGTATTTAGAACTATCAATATCGTGATGAcaacattattaaaataattaaaccaACAATAACCATGCATATTTTCCatcaaattaaattgaaaaataaaatgtattctACGATGTCAATTTGAACTGCGaacaacattttaaatttaGGAAAATTAGTTGGTGTTATACGAAGCGTTACATGTTTTCGAACATGTGAAGAGACTAACTCTGATGTATATTTTGTTATCAAATATCAATTGATTTCAAAGATagtgatttttaaattatacaaagtcgattttatcattattttgaGACTTAATATTAAATTGATAGTTGTATNATAGTAATGTGGACAACTCCTTTATGTATAAGCAAAACATCGCAAGTAATATTCTAATTTAGTCCATCATGATTCATGGGTTACGTACATCAATACCTATTTTAGTAttgttattaataaattatttatttttgggatttatcgaaaaaataaaaatttaaaaaatgttgaaattattgaatgaaatgttactatatttatcTTTGAACTTTTAGcgttaatattatatttttttcatcttttcatattttttattaatcaattactcattttcgagattatcgaaaaaataaaaaaatttaaaaaaatattgaaatgttagatttaaggttactatatttatttgttaattttggcattaattttatatatttttttcttcatattttccctatattttattaatcaattactcatttttggaatttatcgaaaaaataaaaattaaacaaaattgttaaatGGGTCGGATATTGTATTTAAAAGGAGATGATTTATGGGTTGGATGAGGTGTTTATGAGCAGTGcgaatatctttccatttttatataaatatcatgtggtaaggtcaaaatgacgtGACAATTTCATGtgacatttaaagaaataaaaataagttggaTATGTCAAACATAACAACTAACGCTCATAAGCTTGATAAGTTGGTtgaatattatcataaaaaaaataaaaaacaatatatatatatatatatatatatatatatatatatatattaaattaaatggaaacGTGTGAATTGAAAATTAGTAGACAAGAattgaatgataaaaaaaatacaacgaATTTGGACAAAGCCAAAGGAAAATTGAATAAGGTTGGTATTCCACGTTAATATGTTATTACTCCAATTTTTTTCGATCAGCAAACTCATGattgctattttttttatatattcatattagcgaattaaattaaaaaaaataaattatacatgataatttttgaatattaaattcGATAAACAATATATGtacaatttaatataaaaagctCTATTTAAAAAATCACTTACTCAATCAACTCAGTCACCtttctatattcatattaattatatataatcttagccttaaattttcaccaaaatatgttagaaattgattcatattaattatatataatctcaGCCTTaaattttcaccaaaatatGTTACAAATTGATTTCTAATTGAGGGTACAtgactaaaaataattaaataaagagATTCCAACATTTATTTccatcttttcttttcttttttccataTTCCATTAAATTTCATCCATGAATTTGTTTGCATATATACCTactataaaattaaacattaatGATCTATTAAATAGATATAAATTATATGACAATGTAAATTCTTTTTAGACTATTAGTGTAGTTTAACATAAGTTAATTAACATTACATCACTTAccactctttttttaaaaaaaaaagagttagcTATCCTTTTATGTATTAAAACATCTATAATcctcaaatttttaatcaaattttatttagacgtttaaattatgacttatatttcaATATATGATAAAGTATTTTTATTACACATTTTATTCAAACTGTGGATATTGGTTTTTATACATGATCTCAATTACTCgttatatacataaattaatagcTAATCACAATTATTCTCAATTGAAAACATGTATAATGTTTACGGCTTATAATTTGATACAATCAAATAACATGATAGATTTTTACGACTCGACTAATATATACTTATGCTATATACACATTCATTAAAAAGgtaattgtatttattttttatttatatcctTCCACTTTTTTACTCTTTTAATAACTGAAATTCACTATTTAAATCATGATGTGAAAGATATTTACCCCGCAACCTTTATTATCAGTAAATCAACTCCGTTTTACTCTTCAGAAAACTCAAATCAAAACCTTAAActaattttcttctctttaaaGGTTTCaccttttcttccttttttaacGATTTACATTCATAATCTTAGCGTATGAGATTCGTACGCataattttaaaagagaaagtaaaaaaaaattcttgttaCTTATCATCTGAACTACCTCTTTTAATTGATAAACTAATTTCTATTACGCTTATCTCTTGTATTTTTTTCACATATTATATAAATGATCGGAtcgtataaatataaaaaataaaaaaaggattgTTAGAAAGGGCGGTATAAAGCAACGGTATCTTTCATTCTACTCAAAAGGAAAACCCaatccttaaaaaaaaaaaaaaaaaaattaaattcatacacaaattcctctataaattaaaatctcttttttacgtttcaaactaaaaaaactttgtaaattccttttttttttcttactctatatataaatttcattttttctctccataaaaaataattatcaactttatcactgctcattttcttcttatacaacacaaatttttaatttttttttttcgtaTAGCATATGAACAGAGTTGAAGTGGAATTGAATTAAAGGTTagttttttgatgatttttttctgATTGATTTGTGATTAGTTcctattttcatgatttttagttattattttttcaagtttgttgatttttttgctGAATTGTTTTATGTTAAAGTTTCGAATTACTTCGTCAATAGGGAAAACGTGTAAATGGAGTAATTGGTggtatattgtatttttttttttttgtattttgtatggtTTTAgtgtaatttgttttatttttatggattTTGGCGGGGAGAAGGGTTGAGGAGGaggatttatttatttgtttgtaattaaaaagttagaaattaggtttaaaatatttgtattgtattagttggtgaaaaatgaagaattagtttgaaagttgaatttttgaaagtcaaatgtaGAAATTAGAATTAGGGATGGCTATAAGATGGAAGAAATTTAGAACAAAAATGTTTAATGGGTGTTTTAGGGGTAAacgaaattgaaatttttttatgcgGGTTGTGGGAAAGGAATGAATTTATTTAAGTTGAGCAACGGGTTTATCGGAAATAGTATTTCTATCTTTGAGGTAGGGATAATATCTGTGTGCATCGTACCCTTCTCAAACCTCACTTTGTGGGACTACGCTAAGTATGTTGTTATTTAAGTGAAATGGATATACTTGGTAAAacataaaatgtattttttgagaatatttttcataaagaattgttttttttaccCCGGTAAATTTGTTGGATATAATAGTAGGTGATATTTGGTAATTGTACAAAGTGGTGGATTGGGTATGAAGATGATATTTTGGTGATATTGCTGAGTAATAAAggttgaaatattaataaaacaagTAAATATGGAGTATGAATTAGAATATTTGCGAAGAAAAATGACTTCTACCGGGAGGTAATAGAAgtcattttccctttttggTAAAAGATTATCACTTTCTGAAAGGATCTTCTATAATTCAAGGTGGGGAAAATGCTGGAAAATGATATCATCATGAGAAATTGTTTTTCGCAATACTGAACAATAACTTTTAGGTAATTAGGCTGGTGAGCCAATGACTCTAAAGGTTAAGTTGATCCTTTCGTTTCTCTTTTCATGCTATAGTTCTTTATCTAGGTAAGTTGTCGTTGGTATCGCCCAAAAATGTTTTACGAAAGTAAAATGCTTCCAAGATCAACTTTTTTAGTGGGCTATAACAGTTGGTGTTGTATAACAGCAGTGCAGGTAGGTTGCAGTGGTGCTTTGTGATAATAACAAGTAATAAGAGGAATGTTTGATATATTGGTAGGGACTGCGGTATGGAGAAggatagaattttttttggcaATCGAGCTGGCGGCTATGTTGTTTAAATATAGTTCGTATTGAACAATCATTCTAGTACCATCACCAGGATTTGGGTATAAAGAAGTACAATTGCGTGATCTTCCATTCCAActgttaaaaaacaaaaatcagaaTTATCTTAGCCTTCTTAGCTGAGCCCTGCATTAACGTGCTCGCTCTATTCAGGTACAAGTGATTGATCCAATTTAGGGGTGAGAAGACGTTTTTGACTTTGGCAACTTTTTCTGGAAGGTATAATGTCGTGTGAGCCGGAATATGATGCTGCTCGTGGGGTTCTTAGTTTTCTCGATGTGGACCAACTTTTTAGTTCCAACTATTACGGTGACAGTACACAGCATGGCATTGAAATCTGTCATGAACAATATTCCACAGAAAACCCTTATCACCCATCATATTGCAATGTTGACAATGATGAGGTTATTGCTCATGCTCTACAAGAAGAATGGTCAGAGTTGTGCATTACAGAAGATGCTCAATCTTCACATGCAGATGACCAGTACTTGCAAGCCTCCACTGGTGTACAGCATTGGCATGGTTCTCCAAGGGAGTATTATGCCGGTATATTTCTTGTTTCCAATTTTGGGATTGTCTCTCGAGTTCAAACATTCGCTAATATGCATATGATTCACAGGGCATGATGCTGGTGTGGAAGCTAATGATGTAGGGCCTTCAAGTTCTTGCTCTAGTCCTGGAGACAGATCATACGATGGAGAAGAGTATGCTTACACATTGGAAATACAAGATGAATTTGAGATTGATGGAGAAGTAGGGAAGAGAATAAACCAGCTGAGTGCTATTCCTGTAAGTGCTGTCTGTTAGTAAATTGTAGGAGCTTTGATGAGCTTGAAATTCCCCTCTTCTTTGGGACTTTCATTGTAACTTTCTGAGTGGCTGCT
The nucleotide sequence above comes from Solanum pennellii chromosome 9, SPENNV200. Encoded proteins:
- the LOC107029477 gene encoding OTU domain-containing protein DDB_G0284757 isoform X2, which encodes MSCEPEYDAARGVLSFLDVDQLFSSNYYGDSTQHGIEICHEQYSTENPYHPSYCNVDNDEVIAHALQEEWSELCITEDAQSSHADDQYLQASTGVQHWHGSPREYYAGHDAGVEANDVGPSSSCSSPGDRSYDGEEYAYTLEIQDEFEIDGEVGKRINQLSAIPHVPRINGDIPSVDEATSDHQRLLDRLQLFDLVEHKVQGDGNCQFRALSDQFYRGPEHHKFVRQQVVNELKEHPEIYEGYVPMAYDEYLKRMSKNGEWGDHVTLQAAADSYGVKILVITSFKDTCYIEILPKNQKSNRVIYLSFWAEVHYNSIYPQGEVYVT